A region from the Lolium perenne isolate Kyuss_39 chromosome 4, Kyuss_2.0, whole genome shotgun sequence genome encodes:
- the LOC127292000 gene encoding uncharacterized protein: MDVERAASKGHGILSLFDWGKGKKSKKRLFGGGGGVSPSPGNTVDGKGVDGSRPSTPSNSILEDASSLRESSEHSSSSSVIEDEARVMKGATVVARLMGLDSMPVVNSSGSYPVPLTAQQTFTNDAHDEFIGRSYVGSPSPHKMPSSPIDRFGMEALPSRFAKRTLSVAQHKLFSPVKSHNHVSTRNAADIMEAASRIIGPGVESTSSGRFRDVGYSNSARAFNTSEIVRVQQMSQAAKKRDSSASSKPPRAKPLDGSLITSETTSSSRVSGSNGSAPVAPKMKTTSRPSLDPRANAQGSGGISKGGRRLATHMGPEHNMVERNGCNQQRSSNQIHESSSNLLEQNNRKRNAMGVKHKVNSKSARLSQQGSNMHQTNASPRKAGITSTRTENSTRANKKGELQPTNYANRRLNSSAKTIPKPRRSPDGRIHPKKSQSIDKILAERIQRRVQHNIGTDEQSSFATNKSKISTEIVSFTFTSPVHKSLPGSRFRNNSVETRSIENLNSVSTSSTDGDYLGILLEQKLRELTSRVRSPYSKPANGVRIYAPTPGSEDTASACDTSSIASADYDRESSLQPFQDGKMKSPWTDLASKSGQSSQSVKYDNDFVDQVELEHLHFSPRSTTWEPSLSAETCSSAGSWTNANESRIFSSAEGAASSGSAQDGGSLEVDALSEYSDTASSITATTVETAHPSESSSSCRVDGCPEIDFLRELLNACSLGDDSCFERAGTSSILDQAVLEELNGSSARLVAAGEEEGGKASRMTARLLFDSANEMLAAKCAYYLDAGYGSWFTGTAVLRKLLTPEEMYKEMGGSGEKVAEESMVDELVYREMGGPWGHGSWVELKEEAFGAGRDVADALLEALVDEALAELVGSGGAPS; this comes from the exons ATGGATGTGGAGAGAGCTGCATCGAAGGGGCATGGCATCCTTAGCCTGTTTGATTGGGGCAAGGGCAAGAAGTCCAAGAAGCGGTTGTTCGGCGGAGGCGGGGGCGTTTCTCCGTCACCGG GGAATACCGTAGACGGGAAGGGAGTCGATGGCAGCAGGCCAAGTACACCGTCGAATTCG ATCCTCGAAGATGCGTCGAGTTTGCGGGAAAGCAGTGAGCATAGCTCTTCATCCTCGGTGATTGAGGACGAAGCTCGTGTGATGAAGGGAGCCACTGTTGTAGCGAggcttatgggtttggattccatGCCTGTGGTAAACTCATCTGGATCCTACCCGGTGCCTTTAACCGCACAACAGACCTTCACTAATGATGCCCATGATGAGTTCATTGGCAGAAGCTATGTTGGCAGTCCTAGTCCTCATAAGATGCCCAGTAGTCCCATTGACCGGTTTGGAATGGAAGCGCTCCCTTCAAGATTTGCCAAAAGGACGCTTTCAGTTGCGCAGCACAAGTTGTTCTCCCCGGTTAAGAGTCATAATCATGTATCAACCAGAAATGCTGCTGATATAATGGAGGCAGCGTCTAGGATTATCGGGCCCGGCGTTGAGAGTACTAGCTCTGGCCGATTTCGGGATGTTGGGTACTCAAATTCTGCGCGTGCCTTCAACACATCAGAGATTGTAAGAGTCCAACAAATGTCCCAAGCGGCGAAGAAGCGTGACAGCTCAGCATCTTCTAAGCCACCGAGAGCAAAACCTTTGGATGGAAGTTTGATTACTTCAGAGACCACCTCTTCTTCCAGGGTCTCCGGCTCAAATGGTAGTGCTCCAGTTGCTCCAAAGATGAAGACCACCAGCAGACCGTCCCTAGATCCAAGAGCAAATGCCCAGGGAAGTGGAGGTATAAGCAAAGGCGGCAGGAGACTTGCAACTCATATGGGTCCTGAACATAACATGGTTGAGAGAAATGGGTGCAACCAACAAAGGAGCAGTAACCAAATTCATGAAAGCTCTTCCAATTTGCTTGAGCAAAATAACAGAAAGCGGAATGCTATGGGTGTCAAGCACAAAGTGAATTCAAAGTCCGCAAGACTCAGCCAACAAGGAAGCAACATGCATCAAACAAATGCCTCTCCCAGGAAGGCGGGGATCACTAGCACCCGCACTGAGAACAGCACAAGAGCCAACAAAAAGGGGGAATTGCAGCCAACCAACTATGCAAATAGAAGACTAAACTCTTCAGCTAAAACAATCCCCAAGCCGAGAAGATCGCCAGATGGGAGGATACACCCTAAGAAAAGCCAGTCAATTGACAAAATTCTCGCTGAGAGAATCCAAAGGCGTGTTCAGCACAATATTGGGACAGATGAACAATCGTCTTTCGCCACAAACAAAAGTAAAATCAGCACTGAGATTGTTTCATTCACATTTACCTCACCGGTTCACAAATCATTACCCGGTTCTAGATTTCGCAATAATTCTGTGGAAACACGATCGATAGAGAATTTGAACTCAGTGTCAACTTCAAGCACTGATGGTGATTATTTGGGAATTCTCCTGGAGCAGAAATTGAGAGAATTGACTTCTCGGGTAAGGTCACCGTACTCTAAGCCAGCCAATGGGGTTCGAATATATGCCCCTACACCAGGTTCGGAAGATACGGCATCAGCATGTGATACATCTAGCATTGCATCTGCTGATTATGATAGAGAGTCTTCCTTACAGCCTTTCCAGGATGGAAAAATGAAATCACCCTGGACAGATCTTGCTTCAAAAAGTGGTCAG TCATCTCAATCTGTGAAGTATGATAACGACTTTGTCGATCAAGTGGAGTTAGAGCATCTTCACTTCAGCCCCCGTTCTACTACCTGGGAACCGTCTCTTTCAGCAGAAACCTGCAGCTCTGCGGGGAGCTGGACAAATGCAAACG AATCAAGGATTTTTAGTTCAGCGGAAGGAGCAGCATCATCTGGTTCAGCGCAGGACGGTGGATCCCTAGAAGTGGACGCTTTATCTGAATACTCCGACACGGCCTCGTCGATCACCGCGACTACAGTTGAGACAGCGCACCCATCAGAAAGCAGCAGCTCGTGCCGCGTGGACGGTTGCCCGGAGATCGACTTCCTACGGGAACTACTGAACGCCTGTTCCCTCGGTGATGATTCCTGCTTCGAGCGGGCCGGGACCTCATCCATCCTAGACCAAGCTGTACTGGAAGAACTGAACGGCAGCAGTGCCAGATTGGTGGCAGCGGGCGAAGAAGAGGGTGGTAAGGCTTCAAGGATGACTGCGAGGCTGCTGTTTGACAGCGCGAACGAGATGCTGGCCGCAAAGTGCGCCTATTACTTGGACGCGGGGTACGGGTCGTGGTTCACGGGGACAGCTGTTCTGCGGAAGCTCCTGACGCCCGAGGAGATGTACAAAGAGATGGGTGGCAGCGGGGAGAAGGTGGcggaggagtccatggtggacgagCTGGTGTACAGGGAGATGGGTGGGCCCTGGGGCCACGGGAGCTGGGTGGAGCTGAAGGAGGAGGCGTTCGGGGCCGGCAGGGACGTCGCAGATGCGCTGCTGGAGGCCCTGGTCGATGAGGCCCTCGCTGAGCTTGTGGGATCCGGCGGCGCCCCGTCGTAG